Sequence from the Ostrea edulis chromosome 8, xbOstEdul1.1, whole genome shotgun sequence genome:
aaattatAAAACAGGTAGTTACAAAGGTTGCTGTGAGAATTCTATGGGTTTTTCCAAAAGATGACAGCAAAGGGACagaacaggggcggatccaggatttgtgGTTAGGGtggcgcaactttatgagacAGATGGTCTGCGGCCGTCAGTGGTGGGGACCTAGGGGGcgaagtcacccccccccccaaaatctCCTGGatgttacagattttatagggcttgaattATATCTCCTATGtattcatttttactatttcctGTCATTTTCAAttaggtgaaattaataaaatgacgcaaattttaagggtttttggaaataatgtaagttctcccaataaaagtaattcaatgaATCAAacgaatttgtcatttatttccccaagagtggaagaaattattccTTCTTTTATCGttaacatttttataaacaagagaccacgattttcTGCTACTCCATAACCTTGGAAAAGTGTGGATTCATCTTTTATTGGAATATCTTAGGTCACCAAGTGCTTTCTAGAGACATTCTGcggggttttcaagatattaaaAGAATGAAATGTAGATTAAACATAGCTTACTCAGTAACATAAAAAATTCAGAGATTTCGTTTATTGATAGTTTAAGGCTTGATTTCAATGGACGAAATTTTATACCCTCATATTAAAAGCTTTTGCTAGCTAAGCAACACTGGTATTAATcaattacaaatatgaaatCTACTTTGCATTCAATAAAACTTTAATAGCATATATACCAAAAAAATTCTGAAACGCGCGTGAATAAAATGTAGGCGTGTTAGATTGTTAGTATGGGTAcgggtatattgtttaacgcccctctcgagaacttttcactcatatggagacgtcaccactgccggtgaagggctgcaaaatctaggcctatgatcggtgcttacggcctctgagcagggagtgatctttaacgtgccacacctgctgtgacacaggaattcggattttgcggtctcgtccaaaggaccgtcccatttagtcgactcttacgacaagcaaggtggTACTGATGGCATATTAAAAATCTCCCTTATAGATCACCAATCCCTACTGTACATGCCCCTACAGAGCACCAATCACTACTGTACAAGCCCCCTTACAGAGCACCAATTATTACTGTGCATATCCCCTTAAAGAGCACCAATCACTACTGGACATACCCCTTCCAGAGCAACAATCACTATTGGACACGCCCCTTCACAGAGCACCAATCACTACTGTACACGCCCCTTACAGAGCACCAATCACTACTGTACACGCCCCTTACAGAGCACCAATCACTACTGTACACGCCCCTTACAGAGCACCATCCACTATTGGACACATCCCCTTACAGAGCATCAATCACTATTGGACACACCTCCCTCTTACAAAGTATCAATCACAACTGTACACACGCCCCCTACAGATCACCAATCACTACTGGACACGTCCCTTTACAGAGCACCAATCACTACCGTACTCCCAATCTTACAGAGCACCAATCCTCGTTGTGCACCCACTTACAGAGCACCAATCATTACTGTACACGCCCCCTTACAGAGCACCAATCACTACTGTATACGCCCCCTTACAGAGCATCAATCACTAAGTACTGCACGCAAGACACGTTACAGAGCACCAATCACTACTgtgtacacccccccccctcctcagCACAAATCACTGCTGTGAAAGATCTTAAACCTGAATCCCTATGTGGATAATGGCTGTATATTTACTACTTCTGTATGACAATGtagcatttttttaaattatgcaaATGCCTTAATCTATTGCAACGATCTCTCTACCTTCCCTAGACTGTACACGGTATTCATTTAGACCTTACATACCACATAACATGCTCCATGTGTACAGCATTCACACTAGGGAAATTTGGGGctaattttttattaataaatCTGTGATCTTCTATATTTCCAAGCGTGCAAAAAATGCACAACATTAACCTTAAAATTGACTCTTTTTATGGCATTGACAAGTCTATATATACAATCAAAAACATATCATTTCGACGTCCGGGTACTTTTGAATACACTTGGTTGTACGGTAAAAATCCGGGTTCATAAAGCCGAAGGTGATTTCATGACGGACATCCGTAGAATAATAAAACAGATctatacaaaaaaaaacacatctTATGCCCATAACATatgtgtaaacaattttatttttcttcataaCCTATACAACTATTTCTCATTTCTCCCTATTTTTTACGGATCATTCCGATATGACTCCATTTTGCATTCGTAAACGAAGCATATGCAAAAGCATAATTTAACGTACTCAAATACGTGCACGTCTTAGTACGCTACAGCACTTTCGCCTACTTTATCGGTTACGTTTTTATTCGTTATCGCTTTGTTCCCTTAAACATATCGCTCTTTTAAAAGGAATTAGCGAGTTCAGATATGCCATAACGTTTTGaaacacactgtacataatatCACAATATCATGAATATTCGTAAGAATActttagttattattattttttttttattttattttttacactttccATGTACAATGATTATTGCAGAGGATGACTATCGGCATTCCAAaagcacttgtttctgtaaataacttaggACCTCTgtatattaataataacacaaggtatcttgtgttattattagtatagaGAGGTCGTAAGTGTTTCACAGAAACATTAGTGCCTGTGCGGCATTCCCTGAatttgtagatttttaaaattcttttttatatctttatgtAATGGCACATGATATGCGTAGGTTTTTCAAGTTTTCACAAAAATACGATTATCTAAATACGGTTATCTAAATGTGTAGCCTATCACGTAATAATTTTAAAtgattaaatgtaattatttcacttaaacatttatataaccCTAAAACGCTTTACATGCATAACAAACtgaaacaaagaacaataaatacataaaaaaaaaaaaagtttctacATTCTTATTTATTATCAATGGAAAAATCAAGTTAAAACATGGGGTTTTATTCCTATTGTTTTACGTTTCCTCGTGCTGCACAATCCCGCCGCAGCTCTGATTCCGCCGAGTGGGGTCAATCAAATGAACACCAATGTAGAGATGAAAGCATTTCATTTAcagaaaatgatgaaattatATTTGACCGTTCCACAAGAAAACACTCGCGGCTATATAAacccaggtttttttttatgctgTAGCTGTCCTTTAACAATATGAACCCGGTTTTTCGAATATCCAATTAATTACGCTGCGGCCACAATCTAAATACGGTAGCGCATTACCGCACCAACATTTTATTTGATGgttcgttaaaacacctcttatgaagatTTCTAGTATTTTTTATGGCGAAATTACCATAAGAGGTTtgttaacgagccattaaataaaattttagtttaATGAAGTACCTTAAAATCCGACCTTCTCTTACCGTTACACCTTCTCCATTGTGACGGTTAAAGAAGATTTAATTTTAATAAGACCGACTGCAGCCGCGGAAAGGATATGAATTACTAGATGGTCTCGGTGCAGTGATGCACTACGCCCCCGACTATCAGAGACATGCACTGTGTTACATAGATGTACATGCACGTGCATGGTTTTAAACTTTGACAGGTTACCTTGACTTTTTATCTGATATTAAACTTTGACCCCGACCTCAGTTCCGTACATCCCTTTAAAATCAGGACACAATGTCTATCTGTAGACAGATGGGCAGTATAAAATAATACGCCCCTGTTCTTCTGTCTTGAGaagcatgaaaataaaacatgccCACGGTTCTTCACAACACCGTGCTACCATTGTACACATTAAAGAACCTCTTTGTTAATCATCGTTacacaaattttttaaatttcaaatatcatgtatatgtttcaaaatttgAGATGTTCCTAAAATTGATCAGCTGATAGCTAAGTATGAATCAACTTTTATTCAGGAAAAATATCACATAACGCATGAGGAATAAAAACAGATAGCACTCATAAGATATACAGAAATGTTCACGAATAGATGTCGTCTCTATATTGTAACATCGTCAGTATATTGCAACATCATTTCTCACTCATTCCAcgcacacatacatgtacattattataataattcatACATTATATGACACACCTATAAAAATTCACATTTTCTAACAAGCTCTATTCATTACCACAAAGTTTGTCAATATCCCAAAATGAAAGAGAAAATTTtagttaaaaaatgaaaacatgtatttatcatCTTTAGTAACAGTCAGTCCTCTGAAAATTTCGTTGTTAAACATTTTTCTTACCAAAGCTTGCATATCTAGAATTATTTGTATTCTTACttccacatatatatatatatatatatattccatacaCTGAAGACTCTTTacatgaatatacatcacacattgattagaaataaattttagttaGGAAGCAATCTGATGACATGTATGACAATCCTTAATTTATGACAAACACTTCACACACACTAAAAattagatctacatgtatacacacaatccactcatatatatttttttcatgtgaTAAAAATGTTCCTCAACCTCTCCATTTATAAATATGCTCTACACAAACTCCTTCTCAATAGCATGAAATTGAGGTAATATTAAATTAAATACGGACCATGACGAAGGGAGATAActcattacaaaatatatgctATACTGTAAGTACAGAATGAAATCATCTTATAAAACAGGGGCAATTATTACATACAGTATCAGATTTTAGGAATATCATATTTCTTTACTGCAGATATCAATTAAATTCCTCAAATATTCAGAATGTTAAGACTATAATGTCAATTTGGTTCAACTCATAAACACTTATTTCAAATTCTCTTAAATTTATGTTTGCTCCAGAAAATCGTTCATTcaaattgcaaaaataaaataataatgttCACAAAATTTAGTTCTGTGCATTATTTGATACCTGAAACTAGAATATATCTACTTTGTGTATATTGCTGTTTATAAATCGACAAATGCCCTTGAATATGCCTTGTTATCTCTTCCAAATCAATAAATACACGTAATACACACACCAAATACCATATGAAAAAATCTAGCTTGTATTCGAACATAGAAAGTTACATCATATCTTTACCCATTTTAAACATCGTAACCTGTAACTCATGAACAGTGTAAAATGTTTCAGATtactttatttcaaatcaaacggtaaaaaatttgtttcattactttttttaataaaaaatttataGCTATGAAATTTTTAAGTgatttatattatttatttttatattatcaaattattaaattgtaaaacttatattaACATAACATGAAGCACtattaataaaatactgtaCGTGATGCCTACATGTAACATGGAGCACTTTCagcaaaatatttgaattctgTATTGTAACATTACACGTGGCCGTTGCACTCAACAGCCGAAGGACTAGGTAACTGGTGATATAAAACGTATGAATGAAAACCCATCTAGATGATATTTCTGGCCCTAATGCTAAAAAAAATCCTTCAATTTCTCTGAAAATCAGtaattttgaagttgaaatcgCCACAAATTACAATTTTCCATTCTGATTCCTCTGGAAGATAATGTTAACCATTTCCTCGAAAATTGTCAAtcagtaattaaaataaaaatcacaggCCATGTAGATTAACCAAAACCAGATTCATACACTTATAATGTCATCCTGATAAACATGAATATACAAGgattaaaatttgtcaattAGCAGAACATGATCAACACATATGGTACATACTGTCTGAAGTCAGAGAAACATACAATATATGGgacaatttaaaaacaaactggCAGGAAACCCATATTACAGTACATAGTCATTATATTCACTGCTATGACTATCATTAATTCTGCATgtcttatctacatgtattctaCTTTATGTACACAGTTATCTTAccttgaaatgtacatgtatacagtttttaattaaagtaaacaaaataaataaaaagaatcaaATAAGATTATTCAGATGACCTACGGTAGTTCTTTTCTGTTACAAGATGAATGAAATGAACAAACTTCATCTCAATGATTTACACAATCTAACACTGGCTgtgtgttagaagacatgattgtAGAAAACTGATTTCGAATGATTCACGGTAGTCCTTTACAGATTGtctgtatacaatataaatatgtagcagacccccaccccaccccacccaatATCCATCACTCTCAGTTACTAGGGTGTATCGTATCATCTTGCCATTTATCAGTAGATCATATAATTctaattgaaaattttccatgCAATAAACCAAAAGCTGTGTTCCTTGGATATCATCTTTCCAAATATGATCATTGTggggtttgttttgttttgtttttgtttttgttttttttggggggggggggggggtctgtttccttggtaatttattttcttttaaatgaatAACTTTCAATTAACTTTGCATCCCCTCCTTTGATTGCGAGGGAAGCTAGAAATTTACTGGCAAGTTCTAGTGGTAAGCTTGCTAGGGTGGTGTATAAAGAAGGGAAAAGTTGGTTTTTTATCACAAGATGGCAGCAAAGGACGTTACCTGCTGATGCATCTATAACCTATGTGAAATTACTGGGCATAATGTATGCAGCATGCTGGAAGGACAACAAACCTAAATCTCTGTTCTTCAATGCCGATCTTCCTCAAACTTTGATAATCATGACAGATTTACCTTTGATATCAAAGTTACATTCTAATTAAAAAGTATACTTTTCATGACAACACAGTTAAGAAATCCCATGAAAACCTGTTGTATATCATAAAAGTTTCATTTACTAATTAAACATAatctaaaatgaaatatattatacacacaatattttcatatgtacaaaaaCTTACGTTTAATTTATCTAAATTTGCTACTTAAATACAAGATTTTTCAATCTAAAATGCCAGGTTTCTGTGCAGAGCTCAAAAATTCAAAGTAGGTTcattataaatttacatttgtaagacaactgaaaaattgttgaaagcAGTAAACAAGCTTGGAGAAGCAAATGAAGCAGTTTCTTTGAAGCATACACTGTAGATGTACAAGAGAGAAATATATACTTAAATCTGTGGAAAGTTTCTAAATCACACCAGATCATGTCACACTTCAGACACCAAATTTCTTACAAATTACCGGAAAGTCGGGAGAATGGGCAGTGATCCAGTAACACTTGTACAGCATATATTGAGATATAAAAAAATGACAACCCAAGGTTCATACATTGTTGCAAGAATCATTAATTACCTATCCCTGCTGCACAATATTATGCTCTTATTTCaacaaatgataaaacaaagaaatttaaaagaaaCAGATTTTCTGAACATACAACTCTAGTCCTCTGATATGAAGACTGTCTTTCAACAGTAATCACAATATCACATTAATTATCGTTAACATATTCCTAAGAAAACTTGTACGGCAGAATTTAAACTACATATTCCTGAAGAGGCTACATGAACAGACTGTTTACGTCCAATCCTCATCGTCGATATGGAAATATGTGAAACTCCTAAGCCAGTGAAGGGAAATGTCGTACACAGTGAAACTGGTTCCCACAGCAATCGGGCCTTTGATCCAGTTCATGCTGAGTCCTTTGTAGAGACCCCTCCAGCCCTCGGTTCTCCAGACCAAACATACTGTCTTGTAGATGGAGGTGTAGTCGTGGCTGTGGCCTGTCACCCCTGTAATACAGCCATCAGAGTGAGTGaaaggtcaagataacgaacagtcttgatcaagtaaaggaagtaatctgtagtcaaattgGTGTGAAATAAATCACCGTTTATCAGCAAGGAAGTTATTTTTGCAAAGTCTCTTTTAATCACAAAATAAGATTATTAAGTatacttttacatgtatacatagtgtACACAAATCTCAATCATCGAAGAGCTTTacagaatgtatatacatgtcTCACTAATATGTAactggaaaggtgaagataatgaacagtgatcaattttgtgactcctataatgaatacaaaattaagagttggccaaacatggacccctggacacaccagaggtggaatcaggtgcctaggaggagaaaacatcccctgttgaccagtcacacctgctgtaagccctatatcttgattggGTGTCATCCGTTGTCAAACATTAGTGTGTAAACAACAgcaaacaattggtatgaaagatgtcagacagcatttgacccattgacaGGTACAATGTAGTATTGGcaaattacattgttataatgtcatagaatttgcgacatGCTACTAAATTTAGTACAATATCAAAATGGAGGGAAAAGTCTACAAAGTGGGGCATCCTCATACAGGGCACATTGGAATATTTCCATGGAACCTAGAGTTATTAAAACACAATATCGACCCTGATAGTACATACTACACACAGGATAAATGTCACCCTTATTTTCACCCTTATCCTACAAGGATGATTTTAAAActcaatgaataaaattcttTCATTACTTTAGAGTAGCAAGAAATAAACATGGGCAAATTTAGATTTGAACAAAACCATGTTCCATTGTCTttggatgaaaataaaacaaggcAAAAATTTCCCTCTATACAGTAAGTCAATTATAGGACTTCACTCTGACAACttgaaacatatatacatgtacatttaattatCAAGGCAACAATACATATATTCTTTCCCCAAATTTTACAAATGCTGTAGAATTTtgcaaaaatactgaaatatacaataacaGTGCACCAGATAACACATTTGCACCTGTAGATGTCTTACCATGAAAGTTACAGATGGTCACAGACAGACATAAGAATATGTTCAGTGATTCCAACACACCCACAgtgacacacacacaaacagaAAGAATCCTACCTGCTGTTTGCATCCTGCGACGTACAATGTCCAATGGATAAGAAGCAGATTGCCCTAATAAACCAGCCACTGCACCAAAACTCATCCTCTCAATGGGGGTGGGGTCCCGACCATCACagtgaccttgaaaaacattaAGAGGTTCATATGCATATGTAGCTTACAATTGATTCAATCAAACATCAGAAGCCTCTGTTATAAATTGGaattatgaattaaacattTGTGCGTCGTGATCGAGTTTCATGTTACAACaagtcatttcaaaatatttacatttccaatgttttcacctttgatatctttacaaattctaATGAGAACCATTTCCTCATCAACTCAAACAATTCATGtatgattttttatataaaatatatacaacgatgactaagtacacatgatccacatttgattaattaCACTTGGCGCTTTCGCCGTGTAGTTCGGCTCTTCAGAGTGCAACAAGTTTTACAAAAAGAGTACAATGTACTTGTTGATATATACAagtaatatattatatatgaaataaaattcatttttgaaattacatgagggtatgaactgcagtgTTTCACACGGtcacacttttcatgaagtgttaATGCGCCTCATGAAGCGTGAAGTGTCGCATTTCATTCAGTCCTGGAATAATCACAATAAATCAccaatttgatttatattcaaataatttaattcttattgtatccttgtctctgattggtcaatttCCAATTGAGGAatgcaggttatttttgtataaccaaGTTTGGTCAGCTGGTTTGGTaaggggacacacccccttgacaaccagagctggaactattttttttcccctctctctctaaatttacattgcAGCTTCACTgtttataaagcgtaaactgacccaaaccaggttatactcgtataacttgccacggaattaaagtaattccttaAATAGTATCAAAATATACATCTATGTTGTTTCAgtgtatttcatttgataaaataaaacctgTCTTTTCCACTTTAAAAACCTTTACATTCATAAAATTTTGCAGGTCGATTGTACTAAGGTggacataaagtgcttcattatttttacacACTCATAGTACAAAGTACCTTCATAAATACACTTCAATAAAATCTACACAGTATCTACTGGATTTCATCTTAATATGTTCTGCCCTCCTCTTCTTTAAACAGATAGTTGAATTTGCAAAAATCTCTGACAACACAAGCGATTAAAATACTTTGCAGATTGTGGGAAACACTAGGCACTGAGTGTGGCTGACTTTAATTGCTGTCGTGTTGAACTTTCATTTTTACATGTGACAGTGACCAATGTCTATCAAAAAGCATTGACCTTAACAATTGAGCTCATAAACTAAagaatgtttgttttgtttatttcaaaagatAGACCAAGGGAGAAGTATTAGAGAGACAGACTGTTGTTCATAATTGTCCATGGTAACAATTTTCAcctaaaaatgtgaaaagcaTCCAAATGCTGTAAACCAACTATTAttcacatgtgaaaattttCCGCAATGTTCACAAAAACCTCTAAGTCGCGACGTGAACCAGTCCTTTAATGTCTCTCATATTTGTTTCAGATTGTTTAGCTTCTGAAAATTAGTCGCCAAGAACCAGTTTATCACTggtaaaacacaaaatacagttGTTATTAGTCACCGAGAACCAGTTTATCACAGATAAATCACGAAATTAAGGCGTTATAGTAACCGAGAACCAGTTTATCACtggtaaataacgaaaattGTTATTAGTCACCTAGAACCAGTTTATGACTGGTAAATCACGAAATAAAGTAGTTGAGAATAAAGGTTGGCTTAACATACGTATGCTTACAGTACCTGCATGCCACTTCTTCAGAGTTTCGTATGTGAAAAAGCTGGCCCCTGAGTAAGGAATCGACCCCAGTACTGTGGGTGTGAAGCCCCTGTAGAGATTGGCAGGTCCTTCGGATTTCACAATGTGTCGAAACACTGCCCACAAATTGCTGTACCtaaaagatatttaaaacaatgaaGCTACTGCTTGGTGATATCAACCTATTTTGAGGCAGTTTGTGCTTTTTTAACAGTGAATCAATGTGGATTTATCACAATATGAATGTTGAGGACTTAACCACAATATGAATGTTGAGGACTTAACCACAATATGAATGTTGGGGACTTATTAACCACAATATGAATGTTGAGGACTTATTAACCACAATATGAATGTTGAGGACTTATTAACCACAATATGAATGTTGAGGACTTAGTAACCACAATATGAATGTTGGGGACTTATTAACCACAATATGAATGTTGAGGACTTATTAACCACAATATGAATGTTGAGGACTTATTAACCACAATATGAATGTTGAGGACTTAACCACAATATGAATGTTGGGGACTTATTAACCACAATGTGAATGTTGAGGACTTATTAACCACAATATGAATGTTGAGGACTTATTAACCAAAATATGAATGTTGGGGACTTATTAACCACAATAGGAATGTTGAGGACTTAACCACAATATGAATGTTGGGTACTTAATGACAATAGGAATGTTGGGGACTTATTAACCACAATATGAATGTTGAGGACTTAGTAACCACAATATGAATGTTGGGGACTTATTAACCACAATATGAATGTTGAGGACTTATTAACCACAATATGAATGTTGAGGACTTAACCACAATATGAATGTTGGGGACTTATTAACCACAATGTGAATGTTGAGGACTTATTAACCACAATATGAATGTTGAGGACTTATTAACCAAAATATGAATGTTGGGGACTTATTAACCACAATAGGAATGTTGAGGACTTAACCACAATATGAATGTTGGGTACTTAATGACAATAGGAATGTTGGGGACTTATTAACCACAATATGAATGTTGAGGACTTGACCACAATATGAATGTTGAAGACTTGACCACAATATGAATATTGAAGACTTATGTACAGTTTAAATGTTGAGAACTTTTCTGTTTTGTGAATATTGAGGACTTTCTGTTGTGTAAATATTGAGGACTTACTGTTGTGTAAATATTGAGGACTTACTGTTGTGTAAATATTGAGGACTTACTGTTGTGTAAATATTGAGGACTTTTCTGTTGTGTAAATATTGAGGACTTTTCTGTTGTGTAAATATTGAGGACTTACTGTTGTGTAAATATTGAGGACTTACTGCGCTTTAACAGTGACTGCCATTCTGGCCCTCATCAGGTCCAGTGGATATGTGAGAGATGAGGATGTTACTCCAGCCATAGACCCCGCCAGGAAGCGCAGGTGTGGAGGAAGATGTCTACAGTACAATCAAAATAGTCACTATAGACACAATATAGACACTATAGGcacacataaacacaatatagaCACACTGTAGACACACTATACATACAGAC
This genomic interval carries:
- the LOC125662020 gene encoding mitochondrial coenzyme A transporter SLC25A42-like; the encoded protein is MHNQETMKTEKADQIIPEIAMRGASMRDIQVTMAEHEGSEDEITHREHEINLKVPNHNKIITSLIAGAMAGAVAKTVIAPLDRTKINFQISNRQFSFRGAILFLVDTVKKEGVTKLWRGNSATMVRIIPYASIQYTAHEQYKRLLSTDKRKQHLPPHLRFLAGSMAGVTSSSLTYPLDLMRARMAVTVKAQYSNLWAVFRHIVKSEGPANLYRGFTPTVLGSIPYSGASFFTYETLKKWHAGHCDGRDPTPIERMSFGAVAGLLGQSASYPLDIVRRRMQTAGVTGHSHDYTSIYKTVCLVWRTEGWRGLYKGLSMNWIKGPIAVGTSFTVYDISLHWLRSFTYFHIDDEDWT